Proteins encoded in a region of the Nitrospirota bacterium genome:
- a CDS encoding penicillin-binding protein, which produces MMIKKFISTFLILTLVLSLGIATGGYLALVKAVPRIEEIKNYQPSEGTKIYADEDTLVGEFKVEKGIYVPLKKIPEHLIRAVIAVEDSR; this is translated from the coding sequence ATGATGATTAAAAAATTTATATCTACATTCCTTATTCTTACCCTTGTTTTGTCTCTCGGCATTGCCACAGGCGGTTATCTTGCCCTTGTCAAAGCAGTTCCGCGCATAGAGGAAATCAAGAATTACCAGCCTTCTGAAGGGACAAAGATATACGCAGACGAAGACACCCTTGTAGGGGAATTCAAGGTTGAGAAAGGCATATATGTACCCCTTAAGAAAATCCCCGAGCATCTGATAAGAGCAGTTATTGCAGTAGAAGACTCAAGGT
- the uvrB gene encoding excinuclease ABC subunit UvrB, with protein sequence MSEFKLISDFTPKGDQPEALNALSKGIIKGLRHQVLLGVTGSGKTFTIANVIANVKKPTLVIAHNKTLAAQLYGEFKNFFPENAVEYFVSYYDYYQPEAYIPSNDTYIEKDALINDDIDRLRHSATRAVLERRDTIVVASVSCIYGIGSPEDYREMHLWLEEGMRTERDVILRRLVDILYERSEEFKRGNFRVRGDIVEIFPSFSGDRAIRVEFFGDDIDAIYEFDSLTGQIFRRLAKVAIYPNSHWITPRPRLERALSSIEEELEERVEFLMKRGKNLEAQRIEQRTRFDMEMLREFGYCHGIENYSRHLSGRAPGEPPFSLVDYFPEDFLIIIDESHATMPQIRGMYEGDRSRKQTLVDYGFRLPSALDNRPLTLREFEHRVNQAIYVSATPAGYEIEQSKGRVIEQVVRPTGLMDPKMEVRPIKEQVDDLLVEIKKRATRGERVLVTTLTKRMAEDLTDYYQELGVRARYLHSDIDTLDRVEILRDLRLGNFDVLIGINLLREGLDLPEVSLVAILDADKEGFLRSERSLIQTAGRAARNINGEVILYADTTTGSMEAAIRETTRRRSLQEAYNRKNKITPKTIKKEITNILSSIYEADYWTVPAVAEEKVEYGNESIIKGLEEEMREAARNLEFERAARIRDRIKEIKKKQVEMGIKV encoded by the coding sequence ATGTCTGAGTTTAAGCTTATATCTGATTTTACGCCAAAAGGCGACCAGCCAGAGGCCCTAAATGCCCTCTCAAAGGGGATTATTAAGGGGCTTCGGCATCAGGTACTTCTCGGCGTCACGGGCTCTGGAAAGACTTTTACAATTGCCAATGTAATAGCGAATGTAAAAAAACCAACCCTTGTCATTGCCCATAATAAGACCCTCGCTGCCCAGCTTTATGGAGAATTTAAAAATTTCTTTCCTGAAAATGCTGTGGAGTATTTTGTCAGTTATTACGACTATTACCAGCCCGAGGCGTATATCCCCTCCAATGATACATATATCGAAAAAGATGCCCTGATAAATGACGATATTGACAGGCTGAGGCACTCAGCAACAAGGGCTGTCCTTGAAAGGAGGGATACGATAGTTGTCGCCTCTGTGTCCTGCATTTATGGCATCGGCTCACCTGAAGATTACCGTGAGATGCACCTCTGGCTTGAGGAGGGTATGCGCACAGAAAGGGATGTTATCCTTAGGAGGCTTGTTGATATTCTCTATGAGAGGAGCGAGGAATTTAAGCGGGGTAATTTCAGAGTAAGGGGAGATATTGTGGAGATATTCCCATCTTTTTCTGGCGACAGGGCAATCAGGGTTGAATTTTTCGGAGACGACATTGACGCCATCTATGAGTTTGATTCACTAACCGGGCAGATTTTCAGAAGGCTTGCAAAAGTTGCCATCTATCCCAACAGTCACTGGATTACGCCAAGGCCAAGACTTGAGCGGGCACTGTCTTCCATAGAGGAGGAGCTTGAGGAGAGGGTTGAATTTTTAATGAAGCGAGGGAAAAACCTTGAGGCACAGAGGATTGAACAGAGAACCAGGTTTGATATGGAAATGTTAAGGGAATTTGGTTACTGCCACGGAATAGAAAACTACTCAAGACATCTGAGCGGCAGGGCCCCTGGGGAACCACCGTTCAGCCTTGTTGATTATTTCCCTGAGGATTTCCTGATAATAATCGATGAGTCCCATGCAACCATGCCGCAGATCAGGGGGATGTATGAGGGTGACAGGTCAAGGAAACAGACATTAGTGGACTATGGTTTCAGACTGCCCTCTGCCCTCGATAACCGGCCGCTCACCCTCAGGGAATTCGAGCACAGGGTAAACCAGGCGATTTATGTATCAGCAACTCCTGCAGGGTATGAGATTGAACAGTCAAAAGGCAGGGTCATTGAACAGGTGGTCAGGCCAACTGGCCTGATGGACCCGAAGATGGAGGTAAGGCCAATTAAAGAGCAGGTAGATGACCTCCTTGTAGAGATTAAAAAGAGGGCTACAAGAGGCGAAAGGGTTCTGGTAACCACGCTCACAAAGAGGATGGCAGAAGATCTCACGGACTATTACCAGGAATTAGGAGTAAGGGCAAGGTATCTGCATTCAGATATTGATACTCTCGACAGGGTGGAGATTTTGAGAGACTTAAGGCTCGGAAACTTTGATGTCCTGATCGGAATAAACCTGTTGAGGGAGGGCCTTGATTTACCAGAGGTCTCGCTCGTTGCAATCTTAGATGCAGACAAAGAGGGCTTCCTCCGCTCTGAGCGTTCTCTTATACAAACAGCCGGGAGGGCTGCAAGGAATATAAACGGAGAGGTAATTCTTTATGCAGACACAACCACAGGCTCAATGGAAGCTGCTATAAGAGAGACCACCAGGCGAAGAAGCCTGCAGGAGGCATATAACCGCAAAAACAAAATAACCCCCAAAACCATAAAAAAGGAAATAACAAACATTCTGTCCTCTATCTATGAGGCTGATTACTGGACTGTGCCTGCGGTGGCAGAGGAAAAAGTTGAATATGGCAATGAATCAATTATAAAAGGGCTTGAAGAAGAGATGAGGGAGGCTGCCAGAAATCTGGAGTTTGAAAGGGCCGCAAGGATTAGAGACAGGATTAAAGAGATAAAAAAGAAACAGGTTGAAATGGGGATAAAAGTATAA
- a CDS encoding arsenate reductase ArsC: protein MFLCTGNSCRSQMAEGIARALGGDVIEPCSAGLISAGVHPRAIAVMKEIGIDISHQKSEIIDEDLLRQMDIIITLCGNAEASCPITPPEIKRLHWPIKDPVGTIGTEDEIMREFRRARNEIKTRIESLIAEIRRS, encoded by the coding sequence ATGTTTCTCTGCACTGGCAATTCCTGCCGAAGCCAGATGGCAGAGGGCATTGCAAGGGCCTTAGGTGGAGACGTTATAGAGCCTTGCAGTGCAGGGCTCATTTCTGCTGGGGTTCATCCACGGGCAATAGCAGTAATGAAGGAAATAGGTATTGATATATCACATCAAAAATCAGAGATTATCGATGAAGACCTCCTCAGGCAGATGGATATTATAATCACACTCTGTGGAAACGCAGAAGCATCATGCCCCATAACACCTCCTGAAATAAAACGGCTGCACTGGCCCATCAAAGACCCTGTTGGGACCATCGGCACAGAGGATGAAATTATGCGCGAGTTCAGGCGTGCGAGAAATGAGATTAAAACAAGAATCGAAAGTTTAATAGCGGAGATAAGGAGGTCTTGA
- the lnt gene encoding apolipoprotein N-acyltransferase, with product MNSRTKAFSRQSAGTKLDFLMPVISGVLLVLGFSPLDLYPIAWIALVPLLASLWDKHIKRAFLYGMTTGLVYFTGTVYWVFNSVNVYGKIPFVPSAIIVIALCFYLAIYVGVFSIIFNRLIKASQLPALIITPVFWVTLEFLRSYALTGFPWSSLGYSQYKFLPMIQVADITGVYGISFLVAAVNGAVFDLIYLSKRQSRMPLFPFWPTIAGLIALSIIIVSCLSYGLWRLGVETKGSSVRVSVIQGNIEQDKKWDSNFQRAAIDAYKRLTLNAVNDSPNLIVWPETSVPFIFGYDKVLSSEITEFQQQIGTYLLFGSTQVKDVKGGKYLLSNSAVLLSPDGTVASIYDKIHLVPYGEYVPLRWLFPFIDKLVTAVGDFIPGKEHTVMETPYGSLGTPVCYEIIFPGLIRKFTFSGADIIVTVTNDAWFGRSSAPSQHFSMAVFRAVENRVPIARAANTGISGFIDAKGRIKNKSALFVEAVLTENLEVGSFKKSFYSKYGDLFSFLCIIISVILIANNLYRRQ from the coding sequence ATGAATAGCAGAACAAAAGCTTTCTCCAGGCAAAGCGCAGGAACTAAACTTGATTTCTTAATGCCTGTTATCTCCGGGGTACTTCTGGTTCTGGGCTTCTCCCCGCTTGATTTATATCCAATTGCATGGATAGCCCTTGTTCCCCTGCTGGCGTCATTGTGGGACAAACATATAAAGAGGGCATTCCTTTATGGTATGACCACAGGCCTTGTGTATTTTACAGGGACGGTTTACTGGGTGTTTAACTCTGTTAATGTTTATGGAAAAATCCCGTTTGTGCCAAGCGCGATAATTGTAATAGCGCTCTGTTTTTATCTTGCCATTTATGTGGGCGTATTCTCCATAATATTCAATCGCCTCATCAAGGCATCACAACTTCCTGCTCTGATTATAACCCCTGTATTCTGGGTGACCCTTGAGTTTTTGCGCTCGTATGCCCTTACAGGTTTTCCATGGTCAAGTCTCGGATATTCCCAGTATAAGTTTCTGCCAATGATTCAGGTGGCAGACATCACAGGGGTCTATGGCATTTCTTTTCTTGTTGCTGCGGTTAACGGGGCTGTCTTCGATTTAATTTATCTGTCAAAGAGACAGTCCAGAATGCCCCTTTTCCCTTTCTGGCCGACGATTGCAGGGCTTATAGCCCTTTCAATAATTATAGTTTCCTGCCTATCTTATGGTCTGTGGAGATTGGGGGTTGAAACTAAAGGGAGCAGTGTCAGGGTTAGTGTAATACAGGGGAATATAGAGCAGGACAAAAAATGGGACAGCAATTTTCAGAGGGCTGCTATCGATGCCTATAAGAGACTTACTTTAAATGCTGTTAATGATTCTCCAAATCTTATAGTATGGCCTGAGACATCAGTGCCTTTTATATTTGGATACGACAAGGTCCTTTCATCGGAGATTACCGAATTTCAGCAACAAATCGGCACATACCTCCTTTTTGGCAGTACCCAGGTCAAGGATGTCAAGGGCGGTAAATATCTGTTAAGTAATAGCGCTGTCCTTCTCTCTCCAGATGGCACGGTAGCCTCCATTTATGATAAAATACATTTAGTTCCTTATGGCGAGTATGTCCCGCTCAGATGGCTCTTTCCTTTTATTGATAAATTAGTCACTGCAGTAGGAGACTTCATCCCAGGCAAAGAGCATACTGTTATGGAGACGCCTTATGGAAGCCTTGGTACTCCTGTGTGCTATGAGATTATTTTCCCCGGGCTTATAAGAAAGTTTACTTTTAGCGGAGCTGACATTATAGTTACTGTAACAAATGATGCATGGTTCGGCCGCTCGTCAGCCCCATCCCAGCATTTTTCTATGGCTGTGTTCAGGGCTGTTGAAAACAGGGTCCCAATTGCAAGGGCTGCGAATACCGGGATTTCTGGTTTTATAGATGCAAAGGGCAGGATAAAAAATAAGAGCGCCCTGTTTGTTGAGGCAGTTTTAACAGAGAATTTAGAGGTCGGGTCATTCAAAAAGAGTTTTTATTCAAAGTATGGCGACCTTTTCTCGTTTCTGTGTATAATTATATCAGTTATATTAATAGCAAATAACCTTTACCGGAGGCAATAA
- the prfB gene encoding peptide chain release factor 2 (programmed frameshift), producing MIHEEELREELKALKIGLEAIRGIFDVPSLKSRLETLQKELLSEEIWLSPAKMQELLKEKAAVEANLAPFESLQNKIEDLNVLFELSEEEDGEVFLEEIQKKLKALQSELTEAELKSLLSGQHDMDNAIMSIHPGAGGTESQDWAQMLMRMYLRWADRRGFKSEIIDLLSGEEAGIKSATITINGPYVYGYLKAEAGVHRLVRISPFDANKRRHTSFVAILVYPEIGEDVEVELKEDDLRIDTFRASGAGGQHVNKTSSAVRITHLPTGIVVACQNERSQHKNRAMAMKILRARLYDMKKKEQDKKITELIGEKKDIAWGSQIRSYTLQPYQLVKDHRTGLEKGNVDAVLDGDIDDFIKEYLLTEKKA from the exons ATGATTCATGAGGAAGAATTAAGAGAAGAACTAAAGGCTCTGAAGATAGGGCTTGAAGCCATAAGG GGTATCTTTGATGTCCCGTCTTTAAAAAGCAGACTTGAAACCCTGCAGAAAGAGCTTTTATCAGAAGAGATATGGTTATCACCTGCTAAGATGCAGGAACTCCTTAAAGAAAAAGCTGCCGTAGAAGCAAACTTAGCGCCATTCGAATCCCTGCAAAACAAGATAGAAGACCTGAATGTCCTTTTTGAGCTTTCAGAAGAAGAGGATGGGGAGGTTTTTCTCGAAGAGATTCAGAAAAAACTCAAGGCATTGCAGTCCGAACTCACAGAGGCTGAATTAAAAAGCCTTCTTTCAGGGCAGCACGACATGGACAATGCAATTATGTCCATACACCCAGGAGCTGGCGGCACAGAGAGCCAGGACTGGGCACAGATGTTGATGAGGATGTATTTAAGGTGGGCTGATCGCAGGGGCTTCAAGTCAGAGATAATAGACCTGCTTTCAGGGGAAGAGGCAGGGATAAAAAGCGCTACAATAACTATCAATGGTCCCTATGTTTATGGCTATCTAAAAGCAGAAGCAGGGGTTCACAGGCTGGTCAGGATATCTCCATTTGATGCAAACAAAAGACGCCATACCTCCTTTGTGGCCATCCTTGTATATCCTGAGATAGGGGAGGATGTCGAGGTCGAGCTAAAAGAAGATGATTTAAGGATTGATACCTTCAGGGCTTCTGGCGCCGGAGGGCAGCATGTAAATAAGACCTCATCAGCAGTTAGAATAACCCATCTGCCGACAGGCATAGTGGTGGCGTGTCAGAATGAGAGGTCACAGCATAAAAACAGGGCTATGGCCATGAAGATATTAAGGGCGCGGCTCTATGACATGAAGAAAAAAGAACAGGATAAAAAGATAACAGAACTCATAGGTGAGAAAAAAGACATTGCCTGGGGCAGCCAGATACGTTCATATACACTTCAGCCATACCAGCTTGTAAAAGACCACAGGACAGGGCTTGAGAAGGGCAATGTAGATGCCGTGCTGGATGGAGATATCGATGATTTTATCAAGGAATATCTCTTAACCGAAAAAAAGGCATAG
- a CDS encoding diguanylate cyclase codes for MKKWSGRAGNKDLILLFLSVFLYVAFVFGLPHRTPYLWFLIIAIVFAIGLYQYIRFKTQWGSLGFLFPILFVIGSFIRFSGKPLFHLIYIPIIVAVSGFFPARIIIACFVAILLLGVGTTSIWPVEEQIVFYTSLLITGTSSFFIFSKNRKKLDRVAGELERLKKDAMNLDGTEDGAFGKDRLSDQVRAVLETKKAMDEMVRLIKETINADSVSFFVLKDEDLILNGSTEDISMAPIPPGKGYLSLAARQKKPVIFSKLKGRPFDLGYPRTKEIGSFICVPIIKGDLLEGIVVADSSHEDAFGEHEKDILVRFAAMIIELLHKTRVYSEVNRAAEWFKALHAVSIDLGSSLKLNEVAERLVNFALSVAPSSAAALFIIEDGRLKVMSEQGLELKDAIFPHEGTLFEWILKNKQMLIFSDIKGDRKLSVYPFNLSSTRTFLGIPILYEKKILGILSIASTEPNLLSSYDVLLLQIVCNQAAVSITNAKLHKEVEDLAITDGLTGLFNHRYFQEKLAQEFRRLERIPDALSLMLIDIDHFKKVNDTYGHPAGDAVLKGIASILRTTFRDIDILARYGGEEFAAVLIGTDIKGAEKMAERLRIHVMERPFHVDKNELRITLSIGVASYPHDSKKKDELIEKADQALYFAKRSGRNNVCLWKNISNCDVKQP; via the coding sequence ATGAAGAAATGGTCAGGAAGGGCAGGGAATAAAGATTTAATCCTTCTTTTTCTGTCTGTTTTCCTGTACGTAGCTTTTGTCTTCGGCCTGCCGCATAGAACACCTTACCTGTGGTTTTTAATAATAGCGATAGTTTTTGCCATTGGCCTGTATCAGTATATTAGATTTAAAACACAGTGGGGAAGTCTCGGTTTTCTTTTCCCGATACTCTTTGTGATAGGGAGTTTCATAAGATTTTCAGGAAAACCACTCTTTCACCTCATCTATATTCCAATTATAGTAGCAGTTTCAGGTTTCTTTCCGGCCAGGATTATCATTGCCTGCTTTGTAGCAATTCTTCTGCTTGGGGTCGGTACGACCAGCATATGGCCTGTTGAGGAGCAGATCGTGTTCTACACGTCCCTGTTGATAACAGGCACAAGTTCATTTTTTATTTTTTCCAAAAATAGAAAAAAGCTGGATAGGGTTGCCGGAGAGCTTGAACGGCTTAAAAAAGATGCGATGAACCTCGATGGCACTGAAGATGGGGCCTTTGGTAAAGACAGGCTTTCTGATCAGGTGCGGGCTGTCCTTGAGACAAAAAAGGCCATGGATGAGATGGTGCGCCTTATAAAAGAAACGATAAATGCTGATTCAGTTTCCTTTTTTGTCCTGAAGGACGAGGATCTAATTCTTAACGGCTCAACCGAAGACATCAGCATGGCTCCAATACCACCTGGAAAGGGCTATCTCTCTCTTGCAGCAAGGCAGAAAAAACCAGTCATTTTTTCAAAACTGAAGGGAAGACCATTTGATCTGGGTTATCCCAGGACAAAGGAAATAGGCTCTTTCATATGTGTGCCGATTATTAAGGGGGACCTCCTTGAAGGGATTGTTGTGGCAGACAGCAGCCATGAAGATGCCTTTGGCGAGCACGAAAAAGACATTCTGGTCCGTTTTGCAGCAATGATTATAGAGCTATTGCATAAGACAAGGGTTTACAGCGAGGTAAATCGCGCTGCCGAATGGTTTAAGGCCCTGCATGCTGTTAGTATAGACCTCGGTTCGTCTTTAAAGCTCAATGAGGTGGCAGAGAGGCTGGTAAACTTTGCTTTAAGCGTTGCTCCATCATCAGCAGCAGCTCTTTTCATTATAGAAGACGGGAGATTAAAGGTGATGTCAGAGCAGGGGCTGGAGTTGAAGGATGCGATATTCCCCCATGAGGGCACACTGTTTGAATGGATTCTCAAAAATAAACAGATGTTAATTTTTTCAGATATCAAAGGCGATAGGAAACTATCTGTATATCCCTTTAATTTGTCTTCGACCAGGACTTTTTTAGGAATCCCTATCCTTTATGAGAAGAAAATACTCGGAATCCTCTCTATTGCCTCAACAGAACCCAATCTTTTAAGCTCCTATGATGTTCTTTTACTTCAAATAGTATGTAACCAGGCAGCCGTCTCTATAACAAATGCTAAGCTCCACAAAGAAGTAGAAGACTTAGCCATCACAGATGGCCTCACAGGGCTTTTTAATCACAGGTACTTTCAGGAGAAACTCGCCCAGGAATTCAGAAGACTTGAAAGGATACCCGATGCCCTATCGTTAATGCTTATTGACATAGACCATTTCAAAAAGGTAAACGACACTTACGGACATCCTGCAGGAGACGCTGTCCTCAAAGGTATTGCCTCCATACTGAGAACGACCTTCAGAGATATCGATATCCTGGCAAGATACGGTGGAGAGGAATTTGCAGCCGTTCTTATAGGTACGGATATCAAAGGGGCAGAGAAGATGGCTGAAAGGCTCAGAATTCATGTAATGGAAAGGCCGTTTCATGTAGATAAAAATGAATTGAGGATCACCCTCAGCATAGGGGTGGCTTCGTATCCTCATGATTCTAAGAAAAAGGATGAACTTATAGAGAAGGCTGACCAGGCACTTTACTTCGCAAAACGCAGCGGCCGCAATAATGTATGCCTGTGGAAGAATATATCTAATTGTGATGTAAAGCAGCCTTAG
- a CDS encoding DUF507 family protein, protein MKLSDDKVSHLTHVVLKGLLNKNTINLLAEEGQIRKEIKRVFIKELKIEEEIDLTVRKKLQSYSKKIPEGSPEWEVLYQKFFHEEMVRKGRE, encoded by the coding sequence ATGAAGCTCTCTGACGACAAGGTGAGCCACCTGACTCACGTTGTCCTGAAGGGGCTCTTAAACAAAAATACAATAAACCTGCTTGCTGAAGAAGGGCAGATAAGAAAGGAAATAAAGAGGGTTTTTATAAAGGAGTTGAAAATAGAAGAAGAAATAGACTTAACTGTCCGTAAAAAATTGCAGTCATATTCGAAAAAAATACCTGAGGGAAGCCCTGAGTGGGAGGTCCTTTATCAGAAGTTTTTCCATGAAGAAATGGTCAGGAAGGGCAGGGAATAA
- a CDS encoding DUF507 family protein, whose product MPVIAAGIVNTLLKKEMVVLKFPKEEVIKLVDELMLEELMVEDRLNEEVRGILRQFESEIEKGRLDYRKLFELTKKKLVRERNLVL is encoded by the coding sequence GTGCCAGTAATAGCCGCAGGAATAGTTAACACCCTCCTGAAAAAAGAGATGGTAGTTCTGAAATTCCCGAAAGAAGAAGTTATAAAACTGGTGGATGAATTGATGCTCGAGGAGCTCATGGTGGAAGACAGACTCAATGAAGAAGTGCGTGGGATATTACGTCAATTTGAATCTGAAATTGAAAAAGGAAGACTCGATTACCGAAAACTATTCGAGCTCACCAAGAAAAAACTTGTTAGAGAGAGGAACCTTGTTTTATGA
- a CDS encoding 30S ribosomal protein S18 produces MQQRRFQRRRFCKFCAEKTPFIDYKDNRLLKGYLTERGRIMPRRMTGNCAKHQRALTVAIKRARTIALLPFVEQ; encoded by the coding sequence TTGCAACAGCGAAGGTTTCAAAGGAGAAGGTTCTGTAAGTTTTGTGCGGAGAAGACCCCCTTCATCGACTATAAAGATAACAGGCTCCTTAAGGGGTATCTTACTGAAAGGGGCAGGATAATGCCGAGGAGAATGACCGGCAACTGCGCAAAACATCAGAGAGCACTCACAGTGGCCATAAAGAGGGCGCGTACTATCGCCCTTTTACCTTTTGTAGAACAGTAG
- a CDS encoding single-stranded DNA-binding protein: MFNKIILIGNLTKDPELRYTPQGTSVASFRIAVNRQYKQGEETKKEVTFIDVVVFGKQAESCGQYLNKGSSVLVDGRLQERRWETEEGQSRSKYEVVAQTVRFLSRKQAGTSDSDIAPPEETTDIEPF; the protein is encoded by the coding sequence ATGTTTAATAAAATTATCCTTATTGGAAATCTTACAAAGGATCCTGAACTCAGATATACACCACAGGGCACTTCTGTGGCGAGCTTCAGGATTGCAGTTAACCGGCAGTACAAACAGGGGGAAGAAACAAAAAAGGAAGTTACTTTTATAGATGTGGTTGTCTTCGGTAAACAGGCTGAGTCGTGCGGACAGTATTTGAATAAAGGCAGCTCTGTGCTTGTTGATGGCAGGCTTCAGGAAAGACGCTGGGAAACAGAAGAGGGACAGTCTCGCAGCAAGTATGAAGTTGTTGCTCAGACAGTTCGCTTTCTATCGAGGAAACAGGCCGGTACTTCGGATTCAGACATCGCTCCACCCGAGGAGACTACAGATATAGAGCCCTTTTAA
- the rpsF gene encoding 30S ribosomal protein S6 has protein sequence MNFYECSFILEPNLGDEEVAGATEKIRDIILNSGGEVLKSENWGRKKLAYEIKKQKKGLYIILVFKSPASTIQEIEKLYKIFDPILKFMVIKLGKKEIQAALPKEGATNPDISEREKRNV, from the coding sequence GTGAATTTTTACGAATGTAGCTTTATCCTGGAGCCAAATCTCGGCGATGAGGAAGTTGCAGGAGCAACCGAGAAAATAAGGGACATTATCCTCAATTCTGGCGGCGAAGTCCTCAAGTCAGAGAATTGGGGCCGCAAAAAACTTGCCTATGAGATTAAAAAACAGAAAAAAGGGTTGTATATTATATTGGTTTTCAAATCCCCAGCGTCTACTATTCAGGAGATAGAGAAACTTTATAAAATTTTTGATCCCATTCTTAAATTCATGGTCATAAAGTTAGGAAAAAAAGAGATCCAGGCTGCCCTGCCAAAGGAAGGCGCAACAAATCCCGATATATCAGAAAGGGAGAAAAGAAATGTTTAA
- a CDS encoding PilZ domain-containing protein — MIKDRRKTFIRKKFACPHCKGVFPEDFLKNIRDIYAECLHCKKTFCLRTEAIKLDVKVKDERQEERYLVSLDITYDEVGKFIKDYTVSVSKGGMFVKTDIRYDVGDVVDLYLRIPNLNEPITIRGEVVYTNFTAGLEESGVGIKFLEIDRDSREKVIAYIKQWQGG; from the coding sequence ATGATAAAGGACCGGCGCAAAACATTTATAAGAAAAAAGTTTGCGTGCCCCCACTGCAAGGGGGTCTTCCCTGAAGATTTTCTTAAAAATATACGGGATATATACGCTGAGTGCCTGCACTGCAAAAAGACATTTTGTCTAAGGACCGAAGCAATTAAGCTCGATGTAAAAGTTAAGGACGAAAGGCAAGAAGAAAGGTATCTTGTGAGCCTTGATATAACATATGACGAAGTAGGCAAATTTATAAAGGACTATACAGTAAGTGTTAGTAAAGGTGGAATGTTTGTAAAAACAGATATCCGCTATGATGTAGGCGATGTAGTGGATTTATACCTTCGTATACCTAATCTGAATGAGCCCATTACGATAAGGGGCGAGGTTGTCTATACCAATTTTACTGCAGGACTTGAGGAGTCAGGCGTTGGAATAAAATTCCTGGAGATTGACAGAGACAGCAGAGAAAAGGTTATCGCTTACATAAAGCAGTGGCAAGGGGGTTGA